A single Capricornis sumatraensis isolate serow.1 chromosome 20, serow.2, whole genome shotgun sequence DNA region contains:
- the LOC138095828 gene encoding protein FAM187B-like, with protein MLTVLWLLSLFLPASCAQLLVTCAYKSLCQQALLSGNDVVLQCDHLQAYWYFSSFQGEDPFLVSSLPNIKKLPGGSLQLNKPQPSQTGLYRCEDNNTALVVEYEIDFQDVTMLHITHKGLGQNPLQNQSLSLGREEMIFTHWEPWQDCNRCGVPGERKRLGYCYIQESLENPMPCWLYLGDEKVWSSRLRPEMQVEACLVPCNESEELIQPFFTSDISKLGQSTNNVQLSCPLASIYR; from the coding sequence ATGCTGACCGTCTTGTGGCTGCTTAGCCTTTTTCTCCCTGCTTCCTGTGCCCAGCTATTAGTCACCTGTGCCTATAAGAGTCTCTGCCAGCAGGCCCTGCTCTCGGGCAATGATGTTGTCCTGCAGTGTGACCATCTCCAGGCGTACtggtacttttcttcttttcagggGGAAGATCCCTTTTTGGTCTCCTCACTGCCTAACATAAAGAAACTGCCTGGGGGCAGCCTCCAACTGAACAAACCTCAGCCCTCCCAGACAGGCCTCTATCGCTGTGAGGACAATAACACAGCCCTTGTGGTAGAATATGAGATAGACTTTCAAGATGTCACCATGCTACATATTACCCACAAAGGACTAGGCCAAAACCCTCTGCAGAATCAGAGCCTGAGTCTGGGTAGAGAGGAGATGATCTTCACCCACTGGGAGCCCTGGCAGGACTGTAACCGCTGTGGGGTGCCAGGTGAACGCAAACGCCTGGGGTACTGCTACATCCAAGAGTCCCTGGAAAACCCAATGCCCTGCTGGCTCTATCTGGGAGATGAGAAGGTGTGGTCCAGCCGCTTGAGGCCTGAGATGCAGGTGGAAGCCTGCCTTGTACCTTGCAACGAGAGCGAGGAGCTCATCCAGCCCTTCTTCACCTCTGACATTTCCAAGTTGGGCCAGTCAACCAACAACGTACAGCTCAGCTGCCCCTTGGCCTCCATCTACAGGTGA